ATGGCGAGCGGCGCATCCCGATTTACCTGAGCCGCCATTTTCTGGCACCGTGCTGCCGGGGCTTGTGGACATTCACAATCACGGCGGGTTCGGCTATCGGTTCGATACCGTGCACGCCGCGGACGCGCGGGCCGCCGCACAATCGCACCATGCGCACGGCTCCACCACAGTGGTGGCGAGCGTGGTCACCGGGCCCGCCGCGGAGATGGTGGCGCAGACCGCCACCCTGCGCGAACTCGCCGAAGAAGGCGTGCTCGGCGGAATCCACGTCGAAGGGCCGTTCCTGGCGCAGGCGCGCTGCGGTGCACAGGATCCGCGATTCCTGTGCGATCCCGATCTCGGGCTGACCGACCGGCTGCTGGCCGCCGGAGGCGCGCATCTGCGCACGATGACGCTCGCGCCGGAGCGTCCCGGCTACACGGCCGTCGCGCGGCGGCTGACCGACAGCGGTGTGGTGGTCGCACTCGGCCACAGCGACACCGACTATGCCTCTTTCCGGAATGTTCTGCGGCCGCATGGATCAGGAAGCATCGTGACGCACTTGGCCAACGGCATGCCGCCGCTGCACCATCGGGGCCCGGGCCCGGTCGCCGCGGCACTGGTGGCCGCGGCGGCGGGGGACGTCGTCGTGGAGCTGATCGGCGACGGCGTGCACGTGGATCCGGGCTTCGCCGCGCTGGTGTTCGCGACCGCGCCGGGGCGCGTCGCGCTGGTCACCGATGCCATGCAGGCCGCGGGCCTCGGCGACGGCGAGTACCGGCTCGGCCCGCAGCCGGTGACCGTGCAAGACGGGGTGGCGCGCATCGCCGGCGGATCGATCGCGGGCGGGGTCAGCACCTTGCTGGAGTGCGTCGCGCGTGCCGTCCGCGAATCCGGTGTCCCGCTGCGGGACGCGGTGCGCGCGGCCACGTCGGTCCCGGCGGCGGCGCTCGGGCTCACCGACATCGGTGACCTGCGGCCCGGCCGATTCGCCGACATATTGACAGTCAGTGACAATCTCCACTTGCGCGGGGTGCTCAGACGTGGACAGTGGTTGACGTGATCCTCACCGTGTCAATGAATCCCGCGTACGACATGACCTATCGCGTCGAACGCTTCGAACGCGGGCAGGCCCATCGGGTGCGGTCGGTGGAGCAGCGCATCGGCGGCAAGGGCATCAACGTGACCCGGGTGCTGAATCAGCTCGGCAAATACGCGAGGGCCACCGGATTCTCCGACCACGCCTTCGCGGCCGCCGCCGAGCTGGAGATGCCGGTCGACTTCGTGCACGCGCTGCCCTGGGTGCGCCGCACGGTCGTGATCAGCGAGTCCGAGGACGGCACCGCCACCGCGCTGTGGGAGCCGGGCGCCAGGGTCTCCAATCCGCACGCCGCGGAGCAATTGGCCGTCCGGGTGGCGGGCCTGCTGCCCGAGATCGCCGGGTTGGTCATCTCCGGGTCGCTGCCGGGCGGCATCGAACCCTCGCTGCCCGCCGAGATCGCCCGCACCGCCATCGCGGCCGACGTGCCGACCATCTGCGACGTCGACGGCGAGGCACTGCGCTTGGCGGCGCAGGTGCCGGGCATCGTCCTCACCCCGAACAACGCGGAGTTGCGCCGCCTCACCGGCACGCAGCCGCAGACCGACGATGAGATCCGCGCCGCCGTGCAGCCGCTGATCGACAACGGGGTGCGCGCCGTGATCGCGACCCGCGGTCCCGAGGGGATCGCCGCGGTGACCGCCGACGGCGCGTGGTCGGCGGCGCTGGCCGAACCGCTCGCCGGGAATCCCACCGGCGCGGGCGATGCCGCGGTGGCGGCCGTGATCGCGGCCCTCTCGTCGGAACCGCGCCCGGACTGGCCCGCCCTGCTCGCCGACGCCGTAGCCACCTCCGCGGCCGCCGTAGTCATCCCGGTGGCCGGTGAGATCGACCGCTGCCTGCGCACCCGCCTCGCCCCCACCGTCCGAGTCCGCGAACTGGACTTACCCACACCGCAGAAGGCTTCCCCATGACCGCCGCGCCCAGTAGCGCGCCGATCGCCCGTGGACCACTGCGCGCGGGCAGGCGGGACGCACGACGCGGGGTCGTGCCGCCGTGGCCCTCAGTCCGTCTTGCGTGGCTCACCCGGCGCAGCGTCGACACGGTACGCGGTGAACTCACCACGGACGCACCAGCCCCCGTTCCGCAGGACTGCGTCGAAGCGGCCCCGGGGTCGCAAGTACGCCGTTCGCTCTACCGAAAGCACGCACTATGCCGCTGACCTCGATACCCGACCTGATCGCCGTGGCCCGGCCTGGCGGGCTGGGCGCGTTCAACGTGATCACCCTCGAGCACGCCGAGGCGATCGCGGCCGCCGCGGAATCGGCGAAGCGGCCGGTGGTGCTGCAAGTTTCGGAGAACACCGCGCGCTATCACGGCGGCATCGCCCCGCTCGGGCTCGCCTGCCTGCGCATCGCCGCCGACAGCGACGCCGCGGTCGCGGTCCATCTCGACCACGCCACCAGTGCCGAATTGATCCGCCGGGCGGTCGATCTGGGCATCCGATCGGTCATGTACGACGGCTCCGCCCTCGACTACGCCGACAACGTCACCGCGACCACCTCGATCACCGCGTGGTGCCACCAACGCGGTGTGCACATCGAAGCCGAACTCGGGGAGGTGGGCGGCAAGGACGGCGTCCACGCGCCCGGCGCGCGCACCG
Above is a genomic segment from Nocardia sputorum containing:
- a CDS encoding class II fructose-bisphosphate aldolase, producing the protein MPLTSIPDLIAVARPGGLGAFNVITLEHAEAIAAAAESAKRPVVLQVSENTARYHGGIAPLGLACLRIAADSDAAVAVHLDHATSAELIRRAVDLGIRSVMYDGSALDYADNVTATTSITAWCHQRGVHIEAELGEVGGKDGVHAPGARTDPDEAVEFVSATGVDALAVAVGSSHAMHTRTAELDNDLIAHLAAKVPVPLVLHGSSGVPDHGLRAAVDHGMTKINIATRLNIRMTAAIRERLTQDPGLADPREYLTPGRAAIRSEVEHFLRLLAV
- a CDS encoding hexose kinase — translated: MNPAYDMTYRVERFERGQAHRVRSVEQRIGGKGINVTRVLNQLGKYARATGFSDHAFAAAAELEMPVDFVHALPWVRRTVVISESEDGTATALWEPGARVSNPHAAEQLAVRVAGLLPEIAGLVISGSLPGGIEPSLPAEIARTAIAADVPTICDVDGEALRLAAQVPGIVLTPNNAELRRLTGTQPQTDDEIRAAVQPLIDNGVRAVIATRGPEGIAAVTADGAWSAALAEPLAGNPTGAGDAAVAAVIAALSSEPRPDWPALLADAVATSAAAVVIPVAGEIDRCLRTRLAPTVRVRELDLPTPQKASP
- a CDS encoding N-acetylglucosamine-6-phosphate deacetylase, with product MTAHTELIIRGRIVSASVELDDGVVLVSGNRIAAVRSFAQWRAAHPDLPEPPFSGTVLPGLVDIHNHGGFGYRFDTVHAADARAAAQSHHAHGSTTVVASVVTGPAAEMVAQTATLRELAEEGVLGGIHVEGPFLAQARCGAQDPRFLCDPDLGLTDRLLAAGGAHLRTMTLAPERPGYTAVARRLTDSGVVVALGHSDTDYASFRNVLRPHGSGSIVTHLANGMPPLHHRGPGPVAAALVAAAAGDVVVELIGDGVHVDPGFAALVFATAPGRVALVTDAMQAAGLGDGEYRLGPQPVTVQDGVARIAGGSIAGGVSTLLECVARAVRESGVPLRDAVRAATSVPAAALGLTDIGDLRPGRFADILTVSDNLHLRGVLRRGQWLT